A window of the Desulforapulum autotrophicum HRM2 genome harbors these coding sequences:
- a CDS encoding TonB-dependent receptor plug domain-containing protein, which translates to MFFLLIFQIHGGASAAGSPPGEALVAETTMLMFVGEDLDVLSIASRREERVDKAPAVARVILGETLRENGSDTLGKALQWVPGFYMAQKEWGSRPYLRGIPDSVLFLYDSVPVESSLSNALPPMDNELSLASVKRIEIIQGPGSVLWGADAFAGIVNVVPMTGKDLDGSEIGVTVGSTGEENGAYLNLGHDAGDWDAFFSMSYREVNGDGTRECITDFWNDGLRPTLPENRWGNAPDTSRYFEASTSISLEDLFVVSARFSDYVNPYVLSDTERGVSWYESRDTSSGFIKVDGVRELDQLTSLRFSGSFSRIAPGYEVVDKRMEQEERTLYGEFVLDRSFFKAAGLFTAGVSLKKMRIDNAVVWDGYLPDYLKPDNTFLLPIVRYADTDGDLRSIFGQYRHKIRDVDFWLGVRSDAHSSYKDQVSFNTGVTWTPSPVWVYKIIYGNAYRTPYARQFVEVEDSPDLENITSLNLQALWKPLKEFEAGVCLFSNKIQDHGMEDPYAGASEPSSQRIEGVTLETVFSLFANLKIGANLTLMQHSGPDELYRYNDYSYMGEDGEIIKHYIDLYYPYDVGPENLFNLTATWTPVKDVSLAAGIRYAGSRDLIYPRTENIVTVPGMWLGDLTAVMGNFPVPGVNLEIAVRNLFNEAYETPGTYSTITGEPFSVRVMLSKRW; encoded by the coding sequence TTGTTTTTTTTACTGATCTTCCAGATTCATGGGGGGGCCTCAGCAGCGGGGTCTCCCCCCGGGGAAGCGTTGGTCGCCGAGACAACCATGCTTATGTTTGTTGGCGAAGACCTTGATGTGCTCTCCATTGCGTCCCGCAGGGAAGAGCGGGTTGATAAGGCCCCGGCCGTGGCCCGGGTGATATTGGGGGAAACGCTCCGGGAAAACGGATCCGATACTCTGGGCAAGGCCCTTCAATGGGTTCCTGGATTTTATATGGCTCAAAAAGAGTGGGGCTCCAGGCCCTATTTGCGTGGGATTCCGGATTCTGTTTTGTTTTTGTATGATTCAGTTCCGGTTGAGTCGAGTCTTTCAAACGCCCTGCCTCCCATGGACAATGAGTTGTCCCTGGCGTCTGTAAAACGTATAGAGATCATACAGGGGCCCGGATCCGTGCTTTGGGGTGCGGATGCCTTTGCCGGTATCGTAAATGTGGTCCCAATGACGGGCAAGGACCTTGACGGTTCTGAAATCGGAGTGACCGTTGGATCAACCGGCGAGGAAAACGGGGCATATTTGAATCTTGGCCATGATGCCGGGGATTGGGACGCCTTTTTTTCCATGTCCTATCGTGAAGTCAATGGGGATGGGACTAGGGAATGTATCACCGATTTCTGGAACGATGGATTACGGCCGACGCTTCCGGAAAACCGCTGGGGAAATGCGCCGGATACTTCCCGATATTTTGAGGCTTCAACATCCATATCCCTGGAAGACCTGTTTGTGGTTTCCGCCCGATTCAGCGATTATGTAAATCCCTATGTACTCTCCGATACTGAAAGGGGTGTCTCATGGTATGAGAGTCGTGACACTTCCTCGGGTTTTATCAAGGTCGATGGTGTAAGGGAACTGGATCAACTCACCTCCCTTCGTTTTTCCGGTTCGTTTTCAAGGATTGCTCCCGGCTATGAGGTCGTGGATAAACGCATGGAGCAGGAGGAGAGGACCCTGTATGGCGAATTTGTTCTTGACCGGTCTTTTTTTAAGGCAGCCGGGCTTTTCACAGCCGGGGTTTCATTAAAAAAAATGCGTATTGATAATGCGGTGGTGTGGGATGGCTATCTTCCCGACTACCTGAAGCCGGACAATACCTTTTTACTGCCCATTGTACGCTATGCAGATACAGATGGAGATCTCAGATCAATTTTCGGACAATACCGGCATAAAATCAGGGATGTTGATTTCTGGCTGGGCGTTAGAAGCGACGCCCACAGCAGTTACAAGGATCAGGTCAGTTTTAACACCGGTGTGACTTGGACACCGTCGCCTGTGTGGGTTTACAAGATCATTTACGGCAATGCATACCGAACGCCCTATGCCCGTCAGTTTGTCGAGGTGGAGGATAGCCCGGATCTTGAAAATATTACCAGCCTGAACCTCCAGGCCCTATGGAAACCCCTGAAAGAATTTGAGGCAGGGGTGTGCCTATTTTCCAATAAGATTCAAGATCATGGTATGGAAGACCCCTATGCCGGTGCTTCAGAGCCCAGCAGCCAAAGAATTGAAGGGGTGACGCTTGAGACTGTTTTCTCTTTGTTTGCAAACCTGAAAATCGGCGCGAATCTGACCCTGATGCAACACAGTGGTCCGGATGAACTGTACAGATACAATGATTATTCCTACATGGGCGAAGACGGTGAGATAATAAAACATTATATTGACCTTTATTACCCCTATGACGTCGGTCCGGAAAATTTGTTTAACTTAACGGCAACCTGGACCCCTGTAAAAGATGTTTCCCTGGCAGCAGGAATTAGGTATGCCGGATCAAGAGACCTGATTTACCCCCGCACTGAAAATATTGTCACTGTCCCGGGCATGTGGCTCGGGGATTTAACGGCTGTCATGGGAAATTTTCCCGTTCCCGGAGTTAATCTGGAGATCGCCGTTAGAAACCTGTTTAACGAGGCCTATGAAACTCCGGGGACATACAGCACCATAACTGGTGAACCTTTTTCCGTGAGGGTGATGTTGAGCAAGAGATGGTAA
- a CDS encoding sigma-54-dependent transcriptional regulator: MARILIVDDEEKIRYLLSIMIGRRAHLVDQAKDGAEALEMVSSTPYDMVITDMKMPRLDGTGLLKQIMLLDIPCPVVFITAFATVESAVEAMRMGAADYLTKPFEEESVLLTVERTLKLSRIMAENRDLKKQLDNGACASKMIFESKVMSDIIDLAAKVGKSDSAILISGESGTGKELLAKYIHGQSLRSHKRFVPLNCAAISPNLVESELFGYEKGAFTGANKRSIGKFEYASGGTLFLDEIGDLPLDAQAKLLRALQEKKIQRVGGNAEIPVDVRIVCATHQDLDGLVEKNRFRRDLYYRINVFPLSPPPLRERKEDIPALAVHFLKESFNGNDVVLTDGAKRLLAQYPWPGNVRELANAIERAVILEENNAITAQTLSFLKKAHGPGENEGDYKLPPDGVCLQTLETDIVRQALDMAGQNQTVAAKMLGLTRAKFRVLMKRD, encoded by the coding sequence ATGGCTCGAATACTGATTGTCGATGATGAAGAGAAAATTCGCTATCTTCTCTCAATTATGATTGGGAGGAGGGCACATCTGGTGGACCAGGCAAAGGACGGGGCCGAGGCCCTGGAGATGGTCAGCTCCACACCCTATGATATGGTTATTACCGATATGAAGATGCCCCGTCTTGATGGAACAGGTCTTTTAAAGCAGATCATGCTTCTGGACATTCCCTGCCCCGTTGTCTTTATTACCGCCTTTGCCACAGTGGAGTCTGCGGTGGAGGCCATGCGCATGGGGGCTGCGGATTATCTTACAAAACCCTTTGAAGAAGAATCTGTCCTTCTGACGGTGGAGCGGACCCTTAAGTTGTCCCGTATTATGGCGGAGAACAGGGACCTGAAAAAACAGCTTGATAATGGTGCCTGTGCTAGTAAGATGATTTTTGAATCAAAGGTCATGTCCGATATTATCGATCTTGCTGCAAAGGTGGGGAAAAGTGACTCAGCCATATTGATAAGTGGCGAGTCCGGAACCGGGAAGGAGTTGCTGGCTAAGTATATTCATGGTCAGAGCCTGCGCTCCCACAAACGCTTTGTGCCTTTAAACTGCGCTGCAATATCTCCGAACCTGGTGGAATCGGAACTGTTCGGATATGAGAAAGGTGCGTTTACCGGTGCAAATAAAAGATCCATTGGAAAATTTGAATATGCATCCGGCGGAACGCTTTTCCTCGATGAGATCGGGGATTTACCGTTGGATGCCCAGGCAAAACTTTTGCGGGCGCTTCAGGAGAAAAAGATCCAGCGGGTGGGGGGGAATGCCGAGATCCCGGTTGATGTACGTATCGTGTGCGCAACCCATCAGGATCTCGATGGTCTGGTGGAGAAAAATCGGTTTCGGAGGGACCTTTATTACAGAATAAACGTGTTTCCCCTCTCTCCTCCACCCCTGCGTGAAAGAAAGGAAGATATCCCCGCCCTGGCCGTTCATTTTCTGAAAGAGAGCTTTAATGGAAACGATGTTGTTTTAACGGATGGGGCAAAACGTCTGCTTGCCCAATACCCATGGCCGGGTAATGTTCGTGAACTTGCAAATGCCATTGAAAGGGCTGTTATTCTTGAAGAGAACAATGCCATCACTGCGCAGACATTATCTTTTTTAAAGAAAGCCCATGGTCCTGGGGAAAATGAGGGAGACTATAAACTTCCGCCGGATGGTGTCTGTCTCCAAACCCTGGAGACAGATATTGTGAGACAGGCACTTGACATGGCCGGCCAGAACCAGACGGTGGCCGCAAAAATGCTGGGATTGACCCGGGCCAAATTCAGGGTTCTGATGAAAAGAGACTAA
- a CDS encoding sensor histidine kinase, translating into MRKAGIHARLLVAGFFLICAATFSLDYMAVQITRQFMDKRFKDRITFLAKYLAMNSEVGVLIGDKAGLRILALNLLGEEDVARVTVINEDGKILVEQSRPVSGKQFSVETPVVFKKNINENLLFRSRQTLFGEQKTTGMEYIGKVRIHYTTYGIDQLMVEITRQFFIVSGVLVVLAAIIFFFISRSIVKEVTWLAETAARVGQGAKDLRAPVGNLPETRNLAVAFNRMLDSLEKSRKDYERVNQALLKQSALAERGKFSLMVAHEVKNPLSIIKGSFQMLKKDFSLPHDNLMIQYIDDEVERLNRLIEDFLLFARPCEPMLRQVDLNLMMKDIVARFEVQLISSPVEIKSCIKDEPWYSMADMDLLIRGVSNIVKNACEANQRGGVVGVHVVCDADQWAVEICDQGDGVESENLERIFDPFFTTRASGTGLGLAFARQVIGDHAGTIGVKNAKEGGAVFTITLPRMEENEAVKV; encoded by the coding sequence ATGAGAAAAGCAGGTATCCATGCAAGGCTCCTTGTTGCGGGTTTTTTTCTGATCTGCGCTGCAACCTTTTCCCTTGATTATATGGCTGTTCAGATAACACGGCAGTTTATGGACAAGAGATTCAAGGACAGAATTACCTTTCTGGCCAAATATCTTGCCATGAACTCCGAGGTCGGCGTTCTGATTGGAGACAAGGCCGGATTACGGATTCTGGCTTTAAATCTGCTTGGTGAAGAGGATGTTGCAAGGGTGACGGTTATAAATGAGGATGGAAAAATACTTGTCGAACAGTCACGCCCTGTTTCTGGAAAACAATTCAGTGTTGAAACACCCGTTGTTTTTAAAAAAAACATAAATGAGAATCTGCTTTTCAGGAGCCGCCAGACGCTGTTCGGGGAACAAAAGACTACCGGGATGGAATATATCGGCAAGGTACGTATCCACTATACCACCTATGGAATTGATCAGTTAATGGTGGAGATCACCCGGCAGTTTTTCATTGTATCCGGGGTGCTGGTCGTCCTGGCTGCCATTATCTTCTTTTTTATCTCCCGATCCATTGTAAAGGAGGTCACATGGCTTGCCGAGACTGCTGCCCGTGTGGGTCAGGGTGCCAAGGATTTAAGGGCACCCGTGGGCAATCTCCCTGAGACCCGAAATCTTGCCGTTGCCTTTAACCGTATGCTCGATTCCCTGGAGAAAAGCCGAAAGGATTATGAACGGGTCAATCAGGCCCTGCTCAAGCAGAGCGCCTTGGCGGAAAGGGGAAAATTTTCCCTGATGGTTGCCCATGAGGTGAAAAATCCCCTGAGCATCATCAAGGGGTCTTTTCAAATGCTTAAAAAAGATTTTTCACTTCCCCATGATAATTTAATGATTCAATACATTGACGATGAAGTTGAAAGACTCAACCGATTGATCGAAGATTTTCTTCTCTTTGCCCGCCCGTGTGAACCCATGCTTCGCCAGGTGGATCTAAATTTAATGATGAAGGATATTGTGGCCCGTTTTGAAGTTCAGTTAATCTCGTCTCCGGTTGAAATTAAATCCTGTATCAAAGATGAACCCTGGTATTCCATGGCGGATATGGATCTTCTGATAAGGGGGGTCAGCAATATTGTAAAAAATGCCTGTGAGGCAAACCAAAGGGGTGGGGTTGTGGGCGTCCATGTCGTGTGTGATGCCGATCAGTGGGCGGTGGAGATTTGCGATCAGGGAGATGGCGTAGAAAGTGAAAACCTGGAGAGAATTTTTGATCCGTTTTTCACGACCCGGGCAAGCGGAACCGGACTTGGACTTGCTTTTGCCCGGCAGGTTATCGGGGATCATGCCGGTACCATAGGGGTGAAAAATGCAAAAGAAGGGGGTGCTGTTTTCACTATCACCCTACCCAGAATGGAAGAGAACGAAGCAGTTAAGGTGTAA
- a CDS encoding ABC transporter substrate-binding protein, producing MKIRPYMEAAEGIEGVISTFGGQADLFFVENNTDKQTQILTEKILSGKYDQCIGVGPEAARYLWALKPDPSPIYSMLLNPEDVVGTGGNECGISLNIPVSDQIDIISRVFPDLKSLGLLYDPANNGNFAKTAVALSAIKNLKITKLAVSHRKMIPEVLFGGWNTIDALWLIPDRTFISESIIQYIIKEAISNNVAVIGFNRFFFQSGAALSFVMDYGAIGRQTGEFALKRLKDGRCVKVVPAFKIMLNDAIIKKVGIAVEGEK from the coding sequence ATGAAGATCAGGCCCTATATGGAGGCTGCTGAAGGAATAGAAGGGGTGATTTCAACCTTTGGAGGGCAGGCAGACCTGTTTTTTGTCGAAAATAACACCGACAAGCAAACCCAGATTTTGACGGAAAAGATATTGTCCGGCAAATATGACCAGTGTATCGGGGTGGGCCCGGAAGCGGCCAGGTATCTATGGGCGTTGAAGCCTGATCCTTCTCCAATCTATTCCATGCTTCTGAATCCTGAAGACGTTGTGGGAACCGGGGGAAATGAATGCGGTATTTCGTTGAATATTCCTGTGTCCGATCAGATTGATATCATTTCAAGGGTATTTCCCGACCTTAAATCCCTGGGCCTTTTATATGATCCTGCCAATAATGGCAATTTTGCAAAAACTGCTGTTGCACTATCCGCTATAAAGAATTTAAAAATCACAAAGCTGGCGGTTTCCCATCGTAAAATGATTCCTGAAGTGCTTTTTGGCGGCTGGAACACGATTGACGCTCTATGGCTGATTCCAGACCGTACCTTTATATCGGAAAGTATTATCCAGTATATAATCAAGGAGGCGATTTCCAATAATGTAGCAGTCATTGGTTTTAACCGGTTTTTTTTTCAAAGTGGTGCTGCCCTTTCTTTTGTCATGGATTATGGAGCAATAGGACGTCAAACCGGTGAATTTGCATTAAAGCGTTTGAAGGACGGGCGGTGCGTAAAGGTTGTTCCTGCGTTTAAAATCATGCTCAATGACGCCATTATAAAAAAGGTCGGTATTGCAGTGGAAGGTGAAAAATGA
- the gspD gene encoding type II secretion system secretin GspD — MKQRAGHGSALKITEGKTDGSEKTDGNSFLMDRETVPLNALKSGKNSGRSLPIQRNESKPGGLVLNFDNADLYEVVRTMAEILKINYLVEKDISGAVTIHTAGQLKRDELFYVFYQILEINGLTAVRDGDLYRIVALNEASRMPIGLRTSTDDGEISHGERVIIQIVPLKFISAVEMTKIITPFISADGTIVSQADSNMMLLVDKGTNIDKALRLVKVFDVDIFKRVDHRLYTMAHADPTEIMQTLNQFFTSYGQSLGKDVKLIELGRLNAIMAISSKSEIFDKIDELISLLDVPVDGYEPRIFIYNVRNGEASELGDLLSTIFSGKKESPSEDKNIKSSSKKEPSQAMLPVQIVSKKEINDPKTKARPTPNSISGSSSLNTSINIIPDAIRNALIIEATPADYQVVLDVLKRLDVLPRQVLIEVTLAEVTLNDSSSLGVEWTFIKDGGSVADGLIQGTLGSTNVLQYNFGNTQKWAATLTALASKGDVNILSSPSVLASDNKEAKIDISTEVPVVTTEYKYGTDGDDMLATNIQYRNTGVILTVTPHINERGLVSMEINQEVSEQADAVLAGGQEYPSFYKRSVQTTLTVNDNQTIAIGGLMRKKEEDSSAGIPLLNQLPFFKYLFGKTAGGNEKNELIILITPRVVSDLDDIDQVTNEFRQRVGNTGKILMGTGTYSGE, encoded by the coding sequence ATGAAACAGAGGGCCGGGCATGGATCTGCCCTTAAGATTACAGAAGGAAAAACAGATGGGTCCGAAAAAACGGATGGAAATTCATTTTTAATGGACAGGGAGACTGTTCCGTTAAATGCTTTGAAGTCGGGAAAAAACAGCGGCAGGTCATTACCGATCCAACGGAATGAATCAAAGCCCGGTGGCCTGGTTCTTAATTTTGATAATGCCGACCTTTATGAGGTTGTCAGGACCATGGCTGAAATTTTAAAGATAAATTATCTTGTTGAGAAGGATATCAGTGGTGCTGTAACCATCCATACCGCAGGCCAATTAAAAAGAGATGAGCTCTTTTATGTCTTTTATCAGATCCTTGAGATTAACGGCCTGACAGCTGTCCGCGATGGGGATCTGTATAGAATCGTTGCCCTGAATGAAGCGTCCCGAATGCCCATTGGGCTGCGAACCTCAACCGATGATGGAGAAATTTCCCATGGCGAAAGGGTGATTATTCAGATTGTTCCCCTGAAATTCATTTCTGCTGTGGAAATGACTAAAATTATCACCCCCTTTATTTCTGCAGACGGAACGATTGTTTCCCAGGCCGATTCAAACATGATGCTGTTAGTGGATAAGGGCACGAACATCGACAAGGCACTTAGGTTGGTCAAGGTATTTGATGTAGATATTTTCAAACGGGTCGATCACCGTTTGTACACAATGGCCCATGCCGACCCCACCGAAATCATGCAGACTTTGAACCAATTTTTTACATCCTACGGCCAGTCCCTGGGAAAGGATGTTAAGCTTATTGAGTTGGGGCGGTTGAACGCCATAATGGCAATCAGTTCAAAGTCGGAGATTTTTGATAAAATCGACGAACTTATTTCCCTGCTGGATGTACCCGTTGACGGGTATGAACCAAGGATTTTTATCTATAATGTGAGAAACGGCGAAGCATCGGAGTTGGGAGATCTTTTATCGACAATTTTTTCCGGTAAAAAAGAGTCGCCATCAGAGGATAAAAATATAAAGAGTTCATCAAAAAAAGAACCTTCACAAGCTATGCTGCCCGTTCAAATTGTTTCCAAGAAAGAAATCAATGACCCCAAAACCAAAGCCCGGCCAACCCCGAATTCCATTTCAGGTTCTTCATCCCTGAACACCAGCATTAACATCATTCCGGATGCGATTCGAAACGCATTGATCATTGAGGCGACCCCTGCAGATTACCAGGTCGTTCTTGACGTATTAAAAAGACTCGACGTTCTTCCCCGGCAGGTACTGATAGAGGTAACCCTGGCCGAGGTTACACTGAACGATAGCTCCTCCCTTGGTGTAGAATGGACTTTTATTAAGGACGGTGGGTCCGTCGCCGACGGATTGATCCAGGGCACTCTTGGGAGCACGAATGTTCTACAGTATAATTTCGGCAATACCCAGAAATGGGCGGCAACTTTGACGGCCCTTGCAAGTAAAGGGGATGTCAATATCCTTTCTTCCCCCAGTGTACTGGCATCGGACAACAAAGAGGCAAAAATAGATATTTCCACCGAAGTTCCAGTTGTAACCACGGAATATAAATATGGAACAGATGGTGATGATATGCTGGCAACCAATATCCAATACCGAAACACCGGTGTGATTCTGACCGTGACTCCCCATATCAATGAGAGGGGGCTTGTCAGCATGGAAATCAACCAAGAGGTCAGTGAGCAGGCCGATGCTGTTTTGGCCGGTGGACAGGAGTATCCTTCATTTTATAAGAGATCCGTTCAGACCACCCTCACGGTCAATGACAATCAGACTATTGCAATCGGTGGCCTGATGAGAAAGAAAGAAGAGGATTCATCTGCCGGTATTCCGTTGTTAAATCAGCTTCCCTTTTTTAAGTATCTGTTTGGAAAGACAGCGGGTGGTAATGAAAAAAATGAACTGATCATTTTAATAACACCCCGTGTTGTAAGTGATCTAGATGATATCGACCAGGTGACAAATGAATTCCGGCAACGGGTGGGAAATACGGGAAAGATTCTAATGGGCACGGGGACATATAGTGGAGAATGA
- the gspM gene encoding type II secretion system protein GspM produces MKITRERRNILICGVVLILFGMLYRNFHLIEDLGSSKSEIRLKQKQLLKYQQKVSEKPVLEKRYVRLTRLAERSEADLLNGKTPALAAVDLQNIVNEIADGEDIVIKTMRVMPNRTFDHPSFLGISVQLTFSSTISQLWKLLYRIESFPKILKVTDIKIVRNSGQNLEGLLLPTLTVEGVMDVTGEVEK; encoded by the coding sequence TTGAAAATTACAAGAGAGCGGCGCAATATTCTTATCTGCGGTGTGGTATTGATTCTTTTTGGGATGCTGTATCGAAACTTCCATCTTATCGAGGATCTCGGTTCATCGAAAAGTGAGATACGGCTTAAACAGAAACAACTATTGAAATATCAGCAAAAGGTGAGTGAAAAGCCGGTCCTGGAAAAGAGATATGTTCGGTTGACCCGTCTTGCGGAAAGATCCGAGGCTGATCTGCTGAACGGAAAAACCCCTGCCCTTGCCGCAGTGGATCTTCAAAATATTGTAAACGAGATTGCCGATGGTGAAGATATTGTCATAAAAACCATGCGGGTCATGCCAAACAGGACGTTTGACCACCCCTCTTTTCTTGGTATCTCAGTTCAACTTACCTTTTCGTCGACCATCAGTCAATTGTGGAAGCTGCTCTACAGGATAGAATCATTTCCTAAAATTTTGAAGGTGACCGACATAAAAATTGTGAGAAACTCTGGCCAGAATCTGGAGGGGCTGTTATTGCCAACTCTCACCGTTGAGGGTGTTATGGACGTAACAGGTGAGGTGGAGAAATGA
- a CDS encoding PilN domain-containing protein yields the protein MFFQNSIGIDIRENSIIVLRLKSSFKGIRLVAHNEFVLQKKETLEQNLVSAAEFVGEWIDQDTPESALIHLGIPRSLAILKFIELPFAVKENLGTTLKYEMDKHVPIPVDDIDFDYQILEADEKRNLLRVLLVVVKKKSLRPYLNFIKGLGQKVLGVEITSSAFFNCFCHLSNGAFKGRQAFVGLTSELLEIGIVEHGLLTSSRSFPLAEYDGEVQGLIESELHSLVEVSRSEKLSVKLFPWGLTRDGDLLKQLGKNDAFDIEIMDWTKAGVFSPDQPSPEAIVALGLALKGLKKLPLQINLLPFVMRRKPDRAGLYFMAVFAVLAILSCASWGGSFILHQKMVMEEMQAQIKTLGVEVLSLDTLQKNCRNLEERVDFLNNIKLERVSITDTLKALSVIVPKETWLQGFTYSEKGMQIEGTARSASEMISLLEASPLFKDVVFMTTIRKDKEGNEKFKIGLKVEG from the coding sequence ATGTTTTTTCAAAATAGCATTGGTATTGATATAAGAGAGAACAGTATTATAGTTTTGAGGTTGAAATCTTCGTTCAAGGGGATTCGCCTGGTAGCCCATAATGAATTTGTTCTGCAAAAGAAGGAAACTCTTGAACAAAATCTTGTTTCTGCCGCAGAATTTGTCGGGGAGTGGATAGATCAGGACACCCCTGAATCAGCCTTGATTCATCTTGGCATTCCAAGATCCCTGGCTATTTTGAAATTCATTGAACTTCCCTTTGCCGTAAAGGAAAATCTTGGAACAACGCTGAAGTACGAGATGGACAAGCATGTCCCAATTCCTGTGGATGATATCGACTTTGATTATCAGATTCTGGAGGCGGATGAAAAGCGCAACTTATTGAGGGTGCTGCTTGTTGTTGTCAAAAAAAAGAGCCTTCGGCCCTATCTCAATTTCATAAAGGGTCTGGGGCAAAAAGTTTTGGGTGTTGAAATCACCTCGTCCGCATTTTTTAACTGTTTTTGCCATCTGTCAAACGGGGCGTTTAAAGGGCGTCAGGCCTTTGTCGGTTTAACGTCAGAACTATTGGAGATCGGAATTGTTGAACACGGTTTGCTGACCAGTTCAAGATCTTTTCCCCTTGCCGAGTATGATGGCGAGGTTCAGGGGCTCATCGAGTCGGAATTGCATTCACTGGTTGAGGTCTCCAGGTCTGAAAAGCTTTCTGTTAAACTATTTCCATGGGGATTGACACGTGATGGGGATCTTTTAAAGCAGCTCGGAAAAAATGATGCCTTTGATATTGAGATAATGGATTGGACAAAGGCGGGGGTGTTTTCACCGGATCAGCCTTCACCGGAGGCAATAGTGGCCCTGGGGCTTGCATTAAAAGGCCTGAAAAAACTTCCCCTGCAGATTAATCTGTTGCCCTTTGTCATGCGGAGAAAGCCGGACAGGGCAGGGTTGTATTTTATGGCTGTTTTTGCTGTTTTGGCGATCCTGTCGTGTGCGTCATGGGGGGGCAGTTTCATACTCCACCAGAAAATGGTTATGGAAGAGATGCAGGCACAGATAAAAACCCTTGGTGTGGAGGTATTATCCCTGGACACCCTTCAAAAAAACTGCAGAAATCTGGAAGAACGTGTTGACTTTTTAAATAATATCAAGCTTGAAAGAGTATCAATAACCGATACCCTGAAGGCACTTAGCGTCATTGTACCCAAGGAAACCTGGCTTCAAGGATTTACCTATTCCGAGAAAGGGATGCAGATAGAGGGTACGGCACGGTCGGCTTCTGAAATGATTTCTTTGCTGGAAGCGTCTCCGCTTTTTAAAGATGTGGTTTTCATGACCACAATCCGGAAGGATAAAGAGGGAAACGAGAAGTTCAAGATAGGGTTGAAGGTGGAAGGTTAA